The Bacillota bacterium genome has a window encoding:
- a CDS encoding amidohydrolase produces the protein MTHQPDRKGEDPAELIIKGDIAVEGNRLLQVGPEGALSPDWKPDKIINGKDLLCLPGLINCHTHAAMTLLRSYADDLPLMYWLEKKIWPLEARLTEEDVYWGTLLALIEMIRSGTTTFNDMYFFMEEVARAVENIGIRACLARGLIGNGSQADKGLEESRALIERWQEGANGRIKVWLGPHAPYTCPPSYLKKVVALAREYGVRIHIHVSETRDEVKQIEAQYKKTPVGYLEEVGLFQVPVLAAHCVHLTRDDINLLAESGASIAHNPESNMKLASGIAPVKDLRAAGITVGLGTDGAASNNNLDMFEEMRTAALLHKVINEDPLTLPAPEVILMATREGSRALGLEKEVGMLKPGLKADLILINLEQAHLCPRHNLLAHLVYAAQAHDVDTVMIDGKVVMENRKILTVDEELVRNEVEKRAQRLIAPD, from the coding sequence ATGACTCATCAACCTGACAGAAAAGGGGAGGATCCAGCAGAACTTATCATTAAGGGAGACATTGCAGTTGAAGGAAATCGTCTCCTTCAAGTGGGGCCGGAAGGTGCGCTCTCCCCTGATTGGAAACCCGATAAAATCATCAACGGGAAAGATTTGCTTTGTCTCCCTGGTCTGATTAACTGTCACACTCATGCAGCTATGACTTTATTGAGAAGTTACGCGGATGACCTTCCACTCATGTACTGGTTGGAAAAGAAAATCTGGCCGCTCGAGGCGCGTTTAACGGAGGAAGATGTCTACTGGGGAACACTTCTTGCCCTAATCGAAATGATTAGGTCGGGAACAACCACTTTCAATGATATGTATTTTTTTATGGAGGAGGTTGCCAGGGCCGTAGAAAATATTGGGATCAGGGCGTGTCTGGCGCGGGGTTTGATCGGGAATGGAAGCCAAGCTGACAAAGGTCTTGAAGAAAGCCGTGCGCTTATCGAAAGATGGCAGGAAGGGGCTAATGGCAGAATTAAGGTTTGGCTTGGGCCGCATGCGCCTTATACCTGCCCCCCTTCCTATTTGAAAAAGGTAGTGGCGCTAGCCCGCGAATATGGTGTCAGGATTCACATCCATGTTTCAGAAACCAGGGACGAGGTCAAGCAAATTGAGGCGCAATACAAAAAAACCCCGGTTGGTTACCTGGAAGAAGTCGGCCTGTTCCAGGTTCCCGTTCTGGCCGCGCATTGTGTTCACCTTACCAGGGATGATATAAATTTGCTTGCGGAATCCGGAGCAAGTATTGCCCATAATCCTGAAAGCAACATGAAGCTGGCAAGCGGGATCGCTCCTGTAAAAGATTTACGCGCAGCCGGAATTACTGTTGGTTTAGGAACAGATGGGGCAGCAAGCAATAATAATTTGGACATGTTTGAGGAAATGCGAACAGCAGCTCTCCTGCATAAAGTCATTAACGAAGACCCTTTGACTTTACCCGCACCTGAAGTTATCTTGATGGCAACGCGGGAGGGTAGTCGCGCTTTAGGACTGGAAAAAGAAGTCGGTATGTTAAAACCCGGCCTCAAGGCGGATCTGATCTTAATTAACCTTGAGCAGGCGCACCTTTGTCCCAGGCACAACCTCCTGGCGCATTTGGTTTATGCTGCCCAGGCACATGACGTCGACACTGTGATGATTGACGGCAAGGTAGTGATGGAAAACAGAAAAATCCTTACTGTTGATGAAGAACTGGTAAGGAATGAAGTGGAGAAGCGTGCCCAGCGCCTGATCGCGCCGGACTGA
- a CDS encoding class II aldolase/adducin family protein, which produces MERIEGKLQEVIKTGRDMLLTGLVLGTWGNISIRIPSLKGFFITPSGIPYTDLRPQDLVFVDDTGKKGEGKLRPSTETPLHAAIYQARRDVQGIIHTHGTFSSVFAVNRVEIPPVLDEVAQIIGGSIRVAPYALPGTGELAGAAVSALGERAAVLLANHGLVGVGGSLRDALLVCQVAEKAAQVYLWAKLSGMPHILAEAEVKRLRENFLTSYGQQPGGEDS; this is translated from the coding sequence TTGGAGAGAATAGAAGGGAAGTTACAAGAGGTTATTAAAACAGGACGGGATATGCTGCTTACCGGACTTGTCCTTGGCACTTGGGGAAATATAAGTATTCGCATTCCGAGCTTAAAGGGTTTTTTTATCACCCCAAGCGGAATTCCTTATACCGACTTACGTCCACAAGACCTCGTCTTCGTTGATGATACGGGAAAAAAGGGGGAGGGAAAACTGCGGCCCTCAACGGAAACCCCCCTGCATGCGGCCATCTACCAGGCGCGCCGGGACGTACAGGGGATAATTCATACTCACGGCACCTTTTCCTCTGTTTTTGCCGTAAACAGGGTGGAGATCCCTCCGGTTCTGGATGAGGTAGCTCAAATCATCGGGGGAAGTATTCGGGTCGCTCCTTATGCTTTACCGGGTACCGGAGAACTCGCCGGGGCTGCAGTTTCTGCTTTGGGAGAACGGGCCGCGGTTTTACTGGCAAACCACGGTCTTGTCGGGGTAGGAGGCTCCCTCAGGGACGCCTTGTTGGTATGTCAGGTGGCTGAAAAAGCCGCTCAGGTCTACCTGTGGGCGAAGCTTAGCGGCATGCCTCATATTTTAGCAGAGGCAGAAGTAAAGAGATTGCGTGAAAATTTTTTAACAAGTTATGGACAACAACCCGGAGGAGAAGATTCGTAA
- the mtnA gene encoding S-methyl-5-thioribose-1-phosphate isomerase: MEILRWEENGLLILDQSELPHNTHFILCTHYQQVVRAIREMRVRGAPAIGVAAAFGFALAAFNFSGIQGPALDQFLSEAAQTLKAARPTAINLNWAIEKMARAYQELRENPLGQIQAGLLEAAWKILREQREQDEKIGSFGVTLIPPRARILTYCNTGALATAGLGTALGIILKAYQQGKEIHVYVPETRPVLQGARLTVWELKQHGIPFTLITDNTAGYLFAQKKVDLVIVGADRIVANGDFANKIGTYGLAVLAAYHRCPFYVAAPLSTFDFNITKGEDIPVEVRSPEEVRNIKGTPITYEDCPVYNPAFDVTPHQLVSAFITEQGIIKPPFRDLVYRYGPSRCSSVPSEGRK, encoded by the coding sequence TTGGAAATTTTGCGCTGGGAAGAAAACGGTTTGCTTATTCTTGACCAGTCAGAGCTGCCACATAATACGCATTTTATTTTATGTACCCACTACCAACAGGTAGTACGGGCAATTCGGGAAATGCGGGTGCGGGGGGCACCTGCGATCGGAGTAGCGGCGGCCTTCGGTTTTGCCCTGGCTGCTTTTAACTTTTCGGGAATTCAGGGGCCTGCACTGGACCAGTTTTTGTCTGAAGCTGCTCAAACCTTGAAAGCGGCCCGACCAACGGCGATTAATCTTAATTGGGCCATTGAAAAAATGGCTCGGGCATATCAAGAATTAAGAGAAAATCCCCTGGGGCAAATCCAAGCAGGACTGCTGGAAGCAGCCTGGAAGATCCTCAGGGAGCAGCGTGAACAAGACGAAAAGATCGGTAGCTTTGGTGTGACTTTAATCCCTCCCCGCGCCCGGATCCTCACTTATTGTAATACAGGAGCACTGGCAACAGCGGGATTGGGTACTGCCTTGGGAATTATCCTGAAAGCATACCAGCAAGGAAAAGAAATTCATGTTTACGTTCCCGAAACAAGGCCTGTGCTCCAGGGGGCGCGTCTCACGGTTTGGGAATTAAAACAGCATGGCATTCCTTTTACATTAATAACTGATAATACGGCCGGCTACCTCTTTGCGCAGAAAAAAGTCGACTTGGTTATCGTAGGGGCAGACCGGATTGTAGCCAACGGCGATTTTGCAAATAAGATAGGTACTTATGGTTTAGCCGTTCTGGCGGCGTACCACCGGTGCCCCTTTTACGTTGCCGCTCCTCTTTCAACCTTTGATTTCAATATTACGAAAGGGGAGGATATTCCAGTTGAAGTTCGAAGTCCTGAGGAAGTAAGAAATATTAAAGGAACCCCGATAACTTACGAAGATTGTCCGGTTTACAACCCTGCATTTGATGTCACTCCTCACCAGTTAGTTTCGGCTTTTATCACGGAACAGGGTATCATCAAGCCTCCCTTTCGCGATTTGGTTTATCGTTATGGACCTTCACGCTGCTCATCGGTACCATCAGAAGGACGAAAATAA
- the mtnP gene encoding S-methyl-5'-thioadenosine phosphorylase, translated as MKFGIIGGTGFYEPGLLENEREFKVKTPYGNTSLKVGRYRGKEVAFLPRHGEHHLTPPHLINYRANIWALREIGVTKVIATAAVGSLQEDLKPGEIVLVDQFLDFTKNRPQTFYEGGEAGVLHVDMTSPYCPSLHEEIYQVARQMQVRVHRSGTYVCTEGPRYETPAEIRMFRILGGDVVGMTSVPEVVLAREATLCYATLALITNYAAGISLRPLSHQEVVEAMDKARSLVRELIFTVIEHTKEARPCACPQAAQESGSLGKKEKEEERR; from the coding sequence TTGAAATTCGGAATCATCGGCGGGACAGGTTTCTATGAACCTGGACTTTTGGAAAATGAAAGGGAATTCAAAGTAAAAACCCCTTACGGAAATACCAGTCTGAAAGTTGGCCGTTACCGGGGAAAGGAAGTTGCTTTTCTCCCGCGCCATGGCGAACATCATCTGACTCCGCCTCATCTGATCAATTACCGGGCCAATATTTGGGCACTCAGGGAAATTGGTGTCACAAAAGTAATTGCCACCGCCGCGGTCGGTTCTCTGCAAGAAGACTTGAAGCCCGGTGAAATTGTTCTCGTGGATCAGTTTCTTGATTTCACGAAGAATCGACCCCAGACTTTCTATGAGGGAGGAGAAGCAGGGGTCTTACATGTAGACATGACTTCACCTTACTGTCCCAGTCTCCATGAAGAAATCTATCAAGTTGCGCGTCAGATGCAGGTTCGCGTCCACCGGAGCGGTACATATGTGTGTACAGAGGGCCCCCGTTATGAAACACCGGCAGAAATTCGAATGTTTCGCATCCTAGGCGGTGATGTCGTCGGGATGACCAGTGTTCCCGAGGTCGTGCTGGCGCGGGAGGCAACTCTGTGCTACGCAACCCTTGCCTTAATTACAAACTACGCGGCAGGAATTTCTTTGCGACCCCTGTCTCACCAGGAAGTTGTTGAGGCGATGGATAAGGCACGAAGTCTCGTGCGGGAGCTTATTTTTACCGTAATCGAACATACGAAAGAGGCGCGTCCCTGTGCCTGCCCCCAAGCCGCACAAGAGTCAGGCTCCTTAGGGAAGAAAGAAAAAGAAGAAGAGAGAAGGTAG